ATGGTTACAATTTTCCCCGTAGGGACATGAGCCCACAATATGATAAGGGTTGCACAACTTGCGTTGCTTCAAAGAATCCACGTTTTCCCTGGTGGAATACCGCAAGGGGGGATCGACACGCTGGCCTGCCGCATTCTTGCACACCGCTAACTGGACGGGACTGCGATTTCTATTAGAGATTCGAGCCGATGTAAGGGGTGAAGGGGATCGTCGGTTCACATCCGACGTTGATTGTGACCGAGGTGGTGTTGTTTTCACTGCCGAAGCGTAGTTCTGAGGGGGTGTCCTCGGCGGCGTGACATTGCTGAAGGATACCCTCCTGGAGATTATTTTTGTAGACCGGAAAACGTCTGGGAAACTTGTGGTTGCAAAATGGGGTGCCAGATCTTTCATTTCTCGCGCAAAAGAAGGTCCTTCGACGAGGGAGATACGATCGGACTCTCGATGTGGTCCCAGCACGCGTGCATATCCATTATCTGCAGACGCGCAGAATATAACACGTTGACAATGAACATCGAGGATATCCTGCTCAAAGAGGGCTGAAAAACAAACCAGTCAGCAACTCTGTATGCCAGCTGCTTCAAGGGATACATAGCCCACCTCGTATTTTCATGTCAGAGCATTCCTTTCCGTTTCCTGCGTCCACGAAATCACATAGTCCGTTTTCCATGTTGAATCCCTGAATAAACGCCTCTAGTGTCCCGTCGACAGGGGCAATGTTCGTATCTCGATACGTCTTTGACAGACCGCTCACGTTGGCATATACACGGATCTTACACTGAATCCTAGGGTTTGCCTCCGGGTCAAGCTGAAAGAGGTAGTCCTCGACTGCTTTCCTCAAAAGCTGTACAGCTTTTTGACCGCCGTCGTATCCACTTTGGATGAGGCTATCCTGAAACTAAAAATAGAGCAAGTGTCAGCAACGAAGGCTGTATTGAAAGAATAGTGGACTCAGGGAATCAGGGCACTTACGTTCATACAGTCACCATCAACGAGGACAGAAATAAAGCTCAGTCTAGCCTAAATAGTATCATATTAGACAGACTCGCCCTAGAAGCAGGCAGGGCGTCATCAACTTGACTTACATGATCACGGTTCTTCATTTCCAATGCCTCTTTGTCCTTATTTGACTTGTCCTTGAACATCGCCACAAGCTCCTTATGGTTGTCGACTTCATCATGTGCTTTTGTGAGATCTTTTCGCAGCTCTTCAACTTGAGAGAATAGCTCCTGCATACCATTCGGCTAAGTTAACACGATCGGTGCATTGGATACATGTTCGGACCAACCTCGATAATTTTCTCTTTACTATCTTCAACACTGCTCAGCTCTCTATACCGCCTCCTCATATCATCTAGATCCAACATCGTGCCGAGTTATGGGGAGAAGTAGTTACCAAGATACCGAGAAAACTTTAAGAGACACAGCGGTTGTACTTCAGATGTACAGGAGAGAGGCATTGTACAATTTAAAATTCTATCATAAACATAGCATTGCATTGGGTATAGTTGAGGCAGAGGTATATGGCAGCCTTGCGTGTCATGCATTGACACGTCAGAAACACAACCTAGGCCACATCAGTTGGGAGTAACCTCAAAGCTACGCAGAGCAAGTTTTTTGAAGTCTTCTTAACCAGTAAAACTTCGTGAGACCACGTTCCACGAGAACAGCACGAAGGAATGGTCTTTCCGCCCTGTGAGCTTAGGCCAGGTTGCGGCCAACCTGACCAGAGTTCTGAGCGAGGGCCCATGTAGGCCAGTGTGTGGACATGTCGTACGCGTCCTAAGACATCATTAGGCACCCAAAGACAAAGGTAGACCTTTGATTGATGGTGCCGCATGCCTGCTTCTCTTATACGGGGTGTACAACAGATGAGGATCGTCATTCCCCTAtttcatatcctcatcaaccAAGACCGTAACGTGGTAAATTAGCTATCATTGTCGTAGTGGGCGGCTACTGGCTGGTTACACGAGACACAGAAAGGAAATCACTCATTTCTCTAATCATAATTGAATCCATAATCATTTTAACCCCTCATGCTTCAGATCATGCCTCCTTTATAGGGGTAAATCTCAACATAAGCTTGCGCCCTGTGGGTAGGGAAATGAACGCATGGTCCTGCTCAATGCCCTCGTCGTCAACAATAGAAGTTGTAAAATTCGTGTAGACCGCTGCCATCACGAGTTTGATTTCTGTAATACCCTCCAATTAGTACCGTTTATGTAGAAGTGGATACGTATCATTCATCCGAAGGCCATGATTGACCTACCTTGCAGAGCAAAATTACTACCCAAGCACATGCGCCCACCACTTCCAAACGGCCAGAACAGTCGGCGCATATCGTGAATCTTGCCGGGTTCGGGCTTGAGCCAACGCTCGGGGAGCCAATCCGACGATTGAGGGTAAACCTCTTCGATACGATGCAGGGAATACGAAGAGGAGCTCACGCGTACGCCAGCAGGAAGATTGTGGTAGCCCTCAATTGATACGCCGGTCGGGGAGGCGGGTGTTACGCGAGGTAATGGCGCTGGAGCGGGGGAATGTAACCGAAGAGTTTCTCGCAGGACTGCATCTAGCAGGGGAAGAGCATCAATCGCTGATGGGGAAGGGAGAGATGGCAGGTCCACTGCATTGTCTGAGATGGGTAGGGATCTCAGATTCGGTGTCAGCGTGAGGAGCTCTCGGCGCAACTCGGCTTGCAGCTCTGGGTGTTGAGAGAGCTCCCACATCATATAGGTAAAGGTGATTCCGCTAGTTTCATGACCTGCCACAAGATGATCGAGTACTTCCGATGCAATAGCTAACTCGAGGGGTCGGCTGTCCGGGTCCTTCTCAAGCGATTGACGAAGCTGGTTATAGACCACTGCATTCGTGGCGATAGGTACATCATTCGGCTGGTCGTTATTCTCGACTTTGCGGCAAAGTGAAAGACACCAGCTTTCGATGAAGCCCATATACCGATCCTGTACACTCATGTATTTGAACTTCTCATATTCCTCCAACCATTGTTGCCACTCgggaagatggaagatgtaTGTAGTGCTATTCTTCGTGCCGAACAAGTAAGACGACGTGAAGTCCATCCCCACGGCTTGGAATAAAGGCAACACATTGATCGCCTCTCCAGACTTGGCAACACGCCGTAGAATTGGAAACAGTCTCTGGGACAGAATAATCTTGGAGATATCGCGCAGATCCCGCGACTCCTGTAGATACGACTTGGAGTAGATTCTGCTGAGCATGCGCTTCTGACGAGCATGCGGATTGTTGTGTATCATTCCAACTAGATTAGGAGTCTGAAAATTGATAAAAACGTCGCTGTAAAATGAGTGCTTTTCGAATGCGCCCGTGTAGATTGTCTTTAGGCCACTAAGCGAATTCACGCTCAGTTCATCCGGTCCCAATCGGACCACAGGACCGAGCTTTTGGTGCAAGTTGTAGATGGTAAGGACTTCTTTGCCCGCATTGCGTTGCTTTTCTATCCATCTATTTGAAATGGGTGATGTGAAATGTGCGTTGGGGACGCTGGAGATTGGCGATAAACAGTACGGATGAACGAGATATTTGTATACAAAAGCCGCTAAAAGGATGCCGATCGCGATTGCGGTAGCGGATGTCATGATTGCTGCAAGCGATACGTATTGAATGTTGAAGTCTTAGGCTTTGTGAAGATCCATCAGTCGTGACTTATGAAGCCCTACCTCGTCCATGAGTGCAGACAACGAGATGCAAGTCCAGAGCATCAAGTTCTCCAGAATCAGGCCAGCACTGACGAGCAGCCAATCATCGGCGACATTACTAAAGCAGAATTGACGCCAAGGAACCCTGATGACTATGGCTACAAGGGGTAATGCTTGAGAGAAGGGTTAGTGATGCTGCTTGGTTGCATTCCAGCCTCGTAGAGTTTGCATAACAGAAACATGCGCAGAAAGTCCACGTCTGTTTTGAACCCCCACAGTCAATGTTCCAGATTGTCATCAAGACGAGGTTTGGTTCTGCCTATGACGGGATGGGCCGAAATCCCCTTTTGGATGGTTCGTATGGAGAATCTATGGGGATCATTGCCAGATCCGGTTGGCTGTTTGGCGATGAACTAAAGGGATAGTGTGCTTATGGGCTGATGCAATGGCGTTTTACGAgtggatatcaatcaaaagaACTGCACTTAGATTGGCCTTTCCATGGAACGCGGACTGAGTTagatctttttctttttcttttttcaattttctaTTATTCATATGTAACCTCGTACGGAGCAGAACCATGAAGGAACTAATCCTGAACGTTGTTGCCTCTGCATCGTCGTTTATAGCTCTGCATGTCTTACCGGTAAATCTAATTGTGGAAGCAGTTCCCGAGTCAGTCGCGTGTTAAATGCCGTTTAGTATACTACAT
This window of the Aspergillus oryzae RIB40 DNA, chromosome 8 genome carries:
- a CDS encoding cytochrome P450 (cytochrome P450), producing MTSATAIAIGILLAAFVYKYLVHPYCLSPISSVPNAHFTSPISNRWIEKQRNAGKEVLTIYNLHQKLGPVVRLGPDELSVNSLSGLKTIYTGAFEKHSFYSDVFINFQTPNLVGMIHNNPHARQKRMLSRIYSKSYLQESRDLRDISKIILSQRLFPILRRVAKSGEAINVLPLFQAVGMDFTSSYLFGTKNSTTYIFHLPEWQQWLEEYEKFKYMSVQDRYMGFIESWCLSLCRKVENNDQPNDVPIATNAVVYNQLRQSLEKDPDSRPLELAIASEVLDHLVAGHETSGITFTYMMWELSQHPELQAELRRELLTLTPNLRSLPISDNAVDLPSLPSPSAIDALPLLDAVLRETLRLHSPAPAPLPRVTPASPTGVSIEGYHNLPAGVRVSSSSYSLHRIEEVYPQSSDWLPERWLKPEPGKIHDMRRLFWPFGSGGRMCLGSNFALQEIKLVMAAVYTNFTTSIVDDEGIEQDHAFISLPTGRKLMLRFTPIKEA